A genome region from Ferviditalea candida includes the following:
- a CDS encoding tRNA threonylcarbamoyladenosine dehydratase: protein MLHQFSRTELAIGPEGLEIMRNSTVAVLGIGGVGSFAVEALARTGIGRIVMIDKDVVDITNINRQLHALLSTVGQPKAELMKERIRQINPACDAVALQMFYTEETHERLFEHPLDYVVDASDTISYKIHLIKQCLERKIPIISSMGAANKLDPTRFQVADISKTSVDPIARVVRQKLREEGISKGVKVVFSTEEPLKPRQDVTQQIVPENAPEIRKAQQPPASNAFVPPVVGFIMASVVVRDLLAKNLKKGS from the coding sequence ATGCTTCACCAATTTTCCAGAACCGAGCTGGCCATCGGCCCCGAAGGACTGGAGATCATGAGGAACAGCACAGTGGCCGTTTTGGGCATCGGCGGGGTCGGATCGTTCGCCGTCGAAGCCCTGGCGCGAACGGGTATCGGGCGAATCGTCATGATCGACAAGGATGTTGTGGACATCACCAATATCAATCGCCAACTGCATGCGCTGCTGTCGACGGTTGGGCAGCCGAAAGCCGAATTGATGAAGGAACGGATCCGGCAGATCAATCCGGCCTGTGATGCGGTGGCTTTGCAAATGTTCTATACAGAGGAAACCCATGAGCGGTTGTTCGAACATCCGTTGGACTATGTTGTCGACGCCTCCGACACCATCTCTTATAAAATCCATTTGATCAAGCAGTGTCTGGAACGCAAGATCCCCATCATTTCCAGCATGGGGGCCGCCAATAAGCTGGATCCCACCCGTTTCCAGGTGGCGGATATTTCAAAAACGTCGGTAGATCCGATCGCCAGGGTGGTCCGCCAAAAACTGCGAGAGGAAGGAATTTCCAAAGGGGTTAAGGTGGTCTTTTCCACGGAGGAGCCGTTGAAACCGCGTCAGGACGTGACACAGCAGATTGTGCCGGAGAACGCCCCGGAAATCCGCAAAGCCCAGCAGCCGCCGGCCAGCAATGCTTTTGTTCCGCCGGTC